CCTCGACTGGACGTCCGACTTTGGGGAGCGGGTGGTGCTCACGCCCACCGGATATGCCACGAAGTCACCGTTTGGCGCGGTGCCGAAGATTCAGCACGCCGTTATGGGCATGGGAATTGTGCAGGAGGACACGCCGCTTTACTTTGACTGCGGCAATGATGCCGGCCTGGCCGTTGGCGGGCTCAACTTCCCGGGCTATGCGCAGTATGCGCCCGAACCTGTCGAGGGAAAGACGAATGTTCCCGCCTTTGAATTTCCGCTCTGGGTAGCCTCCCAGTTCGCCACGGTTGACGAGGTGGAGGCGGCACTGGAGAACGTCGTCATTGTGGACCGGCCGATTAATGACAAGTACCCGAGCTCGCTGCTGCACTGGATTATTGGGGATTCCAAGCGTGCCATTGTTGTGGAGCACACGAGCGAGGGTATGCAGGTGTTCCGCAACGACGTCGATGTTCTGGCGAATCAGCCCGGCTTCAACTGGCACCATGAAAACCTGCGCAACTACCTCAACGCGTCACCCGACTTTCCGGAAGAGGTGGTGCTCAACCAGGCACACCTGGTTCCGTTCGGATCCGGTTCGCTGATGCGGGGGATTCCCGGCGACTATTATTCGCCGTCGAGGTTTGTGCGTGCGGCCTACGTCAACGCGCACTATCCGCAGAAAACCACTGAGGAGGAGAACGTCAGCCGGGCGTTCCATACCCTCCAGCAGGTCGCGATGGTGGAGGGCAGCGCCGCCATGGGGGACGGGGAGTTCGAGAAGACCACCTACACCGGTCTATTCTCGGCCCGCACCATGACGTATTACTGGAACACCTACGAGGACCCGGCAATCCAGAGCGCCGCAATGTCCAGCTATAAGACCGACGGATCTGAGCTCGTGGTGGTCTAACACCGGGTAACTGGTCC
This genomic interval from Arthrobacter sunyaminii contains the following:
- the bsh gene encoding choloylglycine hydrolase, whose protein sequence is MCTGIRFTDGSGNLYFARNLDWTSDFGERVVLTPTGYATKSPFGAVPKIQHAVMGMGIVQEDTPLYFDCGNDAGLAVGGLNFPGYAQYAPEPVEGKTNVPAFEFPLWVASQFATVDEVEAALENVVIVDRPINDKYPSSLLHWIIGDSKRAIVVEHTSEGMQVFRNDVDVLANQPGFNWHHENLRNYLNASPDFPEEVVLNQAHLVPFGSGSLMRGIPGDYYSPSRFVRAAYVNAHYPQKTTEEENVSRAFHTLQQVAMVEGSAAMGDGEFEKTTYTGLFSARTMTYYWNTYEDPAIQSAAMSSYKTDGSELVVV